In Helianthus annuus cultivar XRQ/B chromosome 9, HanXRQr2.0-SUNRISE, whole genome shotgun sequence, the following are encoded in one genomic region:
- the LOC110878286 gene encoding probable protein S-acyltransferase 17, which yields MGVQWLLVCHGLVTLLVVVSFLCGQWPIFQGTFIQRLHTFLTFGAFDYFRRFVEFVFGSRGTNALYITQYYCCDRPNPILQALYLAIVGGTFYLIVISTFNYIPSYYMGGYHRYTSVLAVGVGFLLFLLTSFSDPGTINAENVSQYLSLYPYDNIIYSEKECSTCKILKPARSKHCSICDRCVARFDHHCGWMNNCIGEKNTLYFVMFLLWHFFLCVYGTVAIGLVLAGRLKELEVVYILTAYYGIENSYRSLAPHVVQWLISSYNTQILIMVFLAIVSLLLSGFFGYHFSLCVSNTTTNETFKWEDYLSWQRKVKEAKASTEALKASLDDLSQETTKPQQSKWKSFFKRSKLEQDDGVEIIKNNIYDRGFFQNLYEIIYPLSSRHSFSAHKLKTG from the exons ATGGGGGTGCAATGGCTGCTGGTCTGCCACGGGCTCGTAACTCTACTGGTTGTCGTCTCTTTTCTATGCGGCCAGTGGCCTATATTTCAAGGCACTTTCATCCAACGACTTCACACTTTCCTCACCTTCGGCGCTTTCGATTACTTCCG GAGGTTTGTTGAGTTTGTGTTCGGGTCTAGAGGTACCAATGCACTCTATATTACTCAGTACTACTGCTGCGATCGGCCTAATCCTATCTTACAG GCGTTATACTTGGCAATAGTTGGTGGAACTTTTTACTTGATAGTGATCTCAACTTTTAACTATATTCCTAGTTATTATATGGGTGGATATCACAG ATACACAAGCGTGTTGGCTGTTGGTGTAGGATTTTTGCTTTTTCTATTGACTAGTTTCTCCGATCCAGGAACTATCAATGCTGAAAATGTATCTCAGTATCTCTCTTTATACCCCTATGACAACATAATTTattcagaaaaagaatgttcaacCTGCAAAATCTTAAA GCCTGCTCGGTCCAAGCATTGCAGCATATGCGATCGCTGTGTTGCGCGGTTTGATCATCACTGTGGATGGATG AATAATTGCATAGGGGAGAAAAACACACTTTATTTTGTGATGTTTCTTCTATG GCATTTCTTTCTTTGTGTATATGGGACCGTTGCAATCGGCTTAGTTCTTGCTGGTCGATTAAAAGAACTAGAAGTTGTATATATTTTAACAG CATATTATGGCATTGAAAATTCATACCGGAGTTTGGCTCCACATGTTGTACAG TGGTTGATAAGCTCTTACAACACTCAGATACTTATAATGGTGTTCCTGGCTATAGTTTCGCTCCTTTTATCTGGTTTCTTTGGGTACCATTTTAGCCTCTGTGTCAGCAATACCACCACTAACGAG ACATTCAAATGGGAAGACTATTTAAGTTGGCAGAGGAAGGTAAAAGAAGCAAAGGCAAGTACAGAAGCACTAAAAGCTAGTTTAGATGATCTGAGTCAAGAGACAACAAAGCCTCAACAGAGCAAATGGAAATCATTCTTCAAAAGATCAAAACTCGAACAAGATGACGGTGTTGAGATTATTAAGAACAACATTTACGATCGAGGCTTTTTCCAAAATCTTTACGAGATCATTTATCCACTGTCATCACGACACTCATTCTCAGCACATAAATTAAAAACGGGTTAA